The stretch of DNA GAACACCCTGAGACCAAGCGCGTGTACGTTGCGGGAGACCCCGATCAGTCGATTTATGGATTCCGGGGATGCAACCCGCGCCTCTTCCTCGCCATCAACGCCGAGGACCGGGGGGCAACCGGCCCATCCTCCCGCCCCGTCTCGCACCGCTGCCCGGTATCGGTCATGGCCGCCGCCGAGTCGATCCTCAACCGCCCGGCGAACGTCTCCCCGTGCATCCGTCGCGGGCAGGTCCATCACGTCCAGCCACCGGATGCCGACGCCCTCGCCCGGCAGGTGGAGGAGGCGATCCGGTACGCCCGGACCCTCCCGGGAGAGCGGCAGCCGGTCTTTGTCCTCTCGCGCTACCAAAAGACCGGCCAGGCCCTCGCCCGCGCTCTCTCGGCCGCCGGCGTCCCGTGCAGCAGTATCAAGCCCGGCCGGGTGCGGTTCTGGAGCCGAGTGAGGATCGGCCGGGACCGGGCACACCTCGAAACGACAACGGTCAGCCCATGGACCCTGAAACAGGCGATCACCCGGTATCTCGCGGGGTCTTCTGCCATCGACCCGGCCCCGGTCCCGACGATCGAGGCCGAAACCATGATCCTGGCCACCCTCACCGACGCGAAGCGGACCGACGCCCTCGCCGCCCTGCGGCGCTTGAAGTCAAAGCGTGAGCCGGTCCGCCTGGGCGACGTGTACGCATGGACGGGGGGCCACCTGCGGGACGGGATATTCGACGCCCTGAACCTCCGCCCCTGGATCGTCCGGGAGATCCGTGCATGTCTCACCCTCGAGCAGCGCCGAGGATACGAGATCCCCCCCGATATGGTGAAGATCGACACGATCCACGCCGCGAAAGGTCTTGAGGCGGCGGTGGTGCTCCTTCACACCGGATTCCAGAAAAAACGCCTCGATGACCTCACCGACCCGGACCGCCTCGCCGAGGAGCGGCGGGTCTTTTATGTCGGTGCGACCCGAGCCTCTCACGCCCTCCTCCTCCTGGACTACGGCGAAACGCCGGTCTGTCCGTTCCTTCGAGGGGTGGGGGCATGACCGAATGGAACGCCCTCATGGAAGACGTCTGTCGTTTCTATGAGCAGCACCTGACCGACGAGCACCGGGCCTTTCTCCTCACCCGGTACGGATTCCAGCCGTGGTTTGTGGAGCGTTCCCGCCTCGGTTACGCCCCGGCAGACAGTAGTACGGCCCTCCTCCTGCACCTGATGGACCGGGGGTATAGCGGCGAGGAGATCATCGCTTCCGGCACGGTGGGCCGGTGGACGAAGGGCGGCAAAACCGGCGTTGGCGACCTCTTTCGGGGCCGGCGCGTGTTCCCTTACCTGGATGGTGACGGGACGCCAGAATACTTCACCGGCAGGCAGACCGACGAGACCCCAGCGTATGGCGACCGGGAGCCGGCGAAGTACGTGAAGCAGATCGTCACGGAGACCGGCCCGAAAGAACCGATCTTCGGCCGATGGTCGGTCATCGACGGCGAACCGCTGATTATCACGGAGGGGATCAGCGACGCCCTCGCGGTGCTGCAGGACTGCCGGCCGTGCATCTCGCCGGTGACAACCTCCTTCAAGCGTGTGCGGATCGACGAGGCCGCCGCGTACTGCCGCCGGGCCGGTGCGGTCTATGTGATCATGGACAGCGAGGAGAGCGGGGCCGGGCCGAAGGGTGCGACAAAGACCGCCCACGCCCTCCTTGCGCATGGGATCGAGCGGGTGTATATCGGGACGCTGCCGCGGCCCGATGGGATCGAGAAGGTGGATCTCAACGACTATCTCAGGGGCGGGGGCGACCTTGCCCCGATCCTCGCCGAAGCAATCCCAGCCGGCGAGCACCCGGGGGTGCAGGAGGAAAGGCGGCAGGAGATCCTTGCCGGGTGTGCCTCCCTCCGGTCCGCCGTCTCTCAGGAACGGTGGAAGAGGAGCGGGAAAAAGAAAGGCAATACGGACGACATCGACGACCTGAAACGCCGCATGCCCTCCCTCTCCGCCTATACCGGCATCGCCCCAGGGAAACGGGGGCCTCACCCGGTCTATGGATCGACGCACGGCGACAACTTCGCCGTATCGAGAGACGGCGAGACCTGGACCTCTTTCCACGGCGGGAACGAGACCGGGAAATCAGGGAACCTGTT from Methanofollis liminatans DSM 4140 encodes:
- a CDS encoding toprim domain-containing protein, with the protein product MTEWNALMEDVCRFYEQHLTDEHRAFLLTRYGFQPWFVERSRLGYAPADSSTALLLHLMDRGYSGEEIIASGTVGRWTKGGKTGVGDLFRGRRVFPYLDGDGTPEYFTGRQTDETPAYGDREPAKYVKQIVTETGPKEPIFGRWSVIDGEPLIITEGISDALAVLQDCRPCISPVTTSFKRVRIDEAAAYCRRAGAVYVIMDSEESGAGPKGATKTAHALLAHGIERVYIGTLPRPDGIEKVDLNDYLRGGGDLAPILAEAIPAGEHPGVQEERRQEILAGCASLRSAVSQERWKRSGKKKGNTDDIDDLKRRMPSLSAYTGIAPGKRGPHPVYGSTHGDNFAVSRDGETWTSFHGGNETGKSGNLFKLIALEQRFLSDEGQPLRGEAFKQTIAYCRERWT
- a CDS encoding UvrD-helicase domain-containing protein; its protein translation is MTADLIRWRGGPGAGKSTTLIEFCRAEVSAGAAIGDISVMTFSRAQASDLARRLHELVFLDADPKTISRMCGTIHACALRQCMAAGLIEDPREQVITVTSRRKAPIYEEFMAGHGLAFDPTIGAEDDAPSRADLPVGNQVIALAAYLTATMRQPDEWRVAATALGLAAQPQIWPFSYYITAWRDYKAKNGLFEHEDYIRLALVHRLPPPASILVVDEYQDVSPAQDALIRSWIEHPETKRVYVAGDPDQSIYGFRGCNPRLFLAINAEDRGATGPSSRPVSHRCPVSVMAAAESILNRPANVSPCIRRGQVHHVQPPDADALARQVEEAIRYARTLPGERQPVFVLSRYQKTGQALARALSAAGVPCSSIKPGRVRFWSRVRIGRDRAHLETTTVSPWTLKQAITRYLAGSSAIDPAPVPTIEAETMILATLTDAKRTDALAALRRLKSKREPVRLGDVYAWTGGHLRDGIFDALNLRPWIVREIRACLTLEQRRGYEIPPDMVKIDTIHAAKGLEAAVVLLHTGFQKKRLDDLTDPDRLAEERRVFYVGATRASHALLLLDYGETPVCPFLRGVGA